From Phaenicophaeus curvirostris isolate KB17595 chromosome 2, BPBGC_Pcur_1.0, whole genome shotgun sequence:
TTATAATGTTATGCATTAAAAATGGATAATGCCTCCTCACCAAAATACCCTGGAAAGGAGGAATGTTGGATGGTGAATTGAAAGAGCAGGTCTGTCCCTACTGAGTGATTGGTGGCCTCATTTCATTGATTAGCTAATTGCTATCACAGGGGTAGCAGGGCAGTATATGAGTGAGTGGGCTCAGAGAGCAGCCCATTTGCTGCAGTGATGTGTTTTGGAGAGGGGTAGTGATCCTGTATTTGCTCTGCCTGAGGGATTATTACAGGGAGGGagaggttttttggggtttttttggctccTTTTAATGCTGTGCTTCCAGTAAACTTCTGCCATGAAGGATTGGCCCTCCCTAGTGCTTCTGGCCCTAGTGCCCTGGGCATGGGGACTAGCTGCTGGCAGGCAGGCTCCTGGGATGATCCCGAAATCCTGCTGCAATGCTGTCCCAGGGGTGAGTGATGGGAAGTAGGAATTCAGTTCCTTAGTGCAGTGTCCTTCTTGCTTGCAGATCCTGTTCTCCTCTGCATGGCTCCTGTGGATTAAAGCATAGCTGGGCTTTGTTTGCTGTGGTTTGGATGGGTTCCTGCACAGGCTGTGGTTTAACAGCACAAGCCAAGCAATGCTTTTGGAAATAGGGAGGGGTGAATATTTATTATCATGTGGGAAAAATGAGGTGGCCTATGTGCTTTGTCCAGGTGCAGGCAAATCCTCAAGCTACCAGGACACAGTGGATTTCGTCCTCCCTACCCAACAGGCTTAGGCTAGGATATTTCTGAGAAGCATTACAAGCACGCCCAGGGGTACTCATGTTTGCAGTaaggctttctctttttttataggCACGTGGATCCTTTCAGGAAGACCAGAAAGTTAAACCAGGTAAGAGTCAATTCTCAGACcagattttttattctttttaagcCAAAGTAAGCCCTCCCTGAATTTGTTGGGCGTATCCATCCCTGGAAAGGTAGGAAGAGCAAGGTGGCCCCAGGGTGgtgaggagaggaaaggggaggTTGCTACTATTgggtgctggggaagggaaaaatcagaaatcaGTGCTAGTGTGGGAGATAGCGTGCTGCTGTCTTAAAGCTGCCAAACCCCTACTGCAGAGCAGGACCCTGGAGGCAGGAGCAATGCACTGTAGCAACTCACTGTTGGGCAGCAATTAAAACAAGTAGCAAAAGTTCAACGTGAACTTTAATTGTGCTCCTATAGGGTAAACCTATCTCTCGCTCATGGCTCTTCTAGCTTTGAGACagcatttctggaaaatatGTCTTCCCACTTGAGGGAAGGTGTTTCCCTCTTTGAGAGCTAAATGAGCTGTCCTGAGATGCTAATGTTGCAATGTTGCTCACCCTGCTGCGGCTCCTAGGACTTCTTGATTGGCTGAAcactttaaagcaaaggggttGGAAGTCTTTTCAGGAGAGCATTTCTTTCCAGCCCTGCAGGTGTATAAGCAATAAATATCACCTATATGCTGAAACCAAACCTAACAGCACACTAGTTTCTTTTGTAACTTGTGGTGATGTGGCAATTCCTTGAGCTTTCAGCTTTGATCCCTACATAGCCCCATCCTGGTGCTGTGAACCTGCCTCCCTGAGACAAAGTGGCACTCACTGCACAGCAGTGCTGGCACCTCCGTGCTCCTGCGAGGCCATGCTGGGGGGTACTCGAAGCATGAGCGTGTCCTGCTCTGGGGGTGGTCGGGGCTTCTCCAGTTGCCTCGGTCCTCTTGGTGCTCTGGAACAGCACAGAGTGGTGGAGTGAGCGCTGATGGGGAGGAGGTTTGGGGTAGGTTGTCGGTGGTGGAGGGAAACAGTCACTTATGCTGGAAGGGATGGATGGCGGTTTTGGGCTCGTGCCAGGCTGGTGCAGGGGTACATACCTGGTTGGTTTTCTCCCCAGGACCTGACACAGGGTTACTTTGAGTGTTCTGCTGATGAATTTGCGTGTTGCTTGGCAAGCAGGAGTAGGATGTAGCAAAACAGGGAGATGAAGAATCTTGAAAATGATTTCTGGAAGTAAGGGCTAGTAACTCTTTCTGGGAAGTGGAGGTAGAGGAAAATTTGACACTGGTGCTTCTTGTCTTCCAGGGTCAGATTTTCCTTGGATATTGGCATATAGGCCTATAAGAAGCTGCCACAGAGTCCTGAAGGACAAGTATGGGGAGTTTTCTCCTCCAGCATACTGTGGCGATTCCCCAACAAACCTTTGGTGCAACTGGACAATCTGGGCAGGCTCCAGAAAGCatataataatttatattcaGGGTTTTATTTCTGGGGAGGGCTGCAACAAAAATGAGGACAAAATCCTATTTGAAGGAGTTTCTTCACTGGTGGAAAACAGCGTGGTTTATGCTTGCTGGAAAAAGGAGACTCATGTTTTTGCCACTTTTGCTCAAGCTGTCCACATTGTGTTGCTGAAGAGATACTTGCCAGACTGTAGAGAGAGACAATTTAAAGGGAAGTACTACGTGTTCCAAGACCAGAAAGATGAATCTTCCTTCGAAGTTGATGTTATTTCTAAAACTCCTGCTCCAAAATTACCAAAGAAAGATAGTATTTTTCAGTCTAGATGGGCTGAAGAATTTAGAGATGTGCAGGGTTTTGTGACCACACGTAGCACTGTGAGCCTTGGCAAGACCCCAGTGTTGAGTGGTGGGttgctgcagggaagaggaaGCACGCTGGGTACTGCAGCTGTGGGAAGTCCTGTTGAGCTCGTCACATATGAAGGTGCAAGGACACTGCTCATGGAAACAAAAGCTCCTTGTATGCCAGGGTCTGAGCTGCAAGGAGTTACAAAATACTTCAAGGAAGCTCAAGGCAGAGGAACACCTTGGGGCACaatccctgctgcagagcaggataCCTGGAGTCAGAGTCTctccatgagcagggacatcacTGTGCGGTTTGGTTATATGGATGGGCTTTCAAGTGAGCTTTTGGAAACTCCTTTGCTTGATGCCTTGCAGGTGGTGGAGCCTCTTTTGCAGCAGGCAGGTGTGGGTCTGGAGGACAGGCAGGCTATCCTGCACCCTACCCTGAGGCCAAAACATCTGGGAGACCTACAGTTTACAATTAAACCAACACCCACAAGTTGTCTGGATTTGCCTGCATTCTCACAGACTTTGTTGACTGGCAGAAGAGAAAGCACAGAGAGCAGAGTTACCACCATCAGCCCAGTAAGTTTAGAGAAGGATCAAAGCCATTCCCAGCCAAGTGCCCTGGCAGATGTCACAGTAAGCAGTGATGCTGATGGCCTTGCAAAGGGCTTGATATCCAGCCTGAGTAGTCTATATGAAGTGGTAAATGAGGATCACTCTCAGCTGCTGCCTGAGACAAGCCAAAGATGGCAAATCAGTTTGGAGGATTTGTCCATGATTCAACCTGAGTTGGGAACAACTGGTCTCCAACATACAAAGCTCATGGGTATTTTTTCCATGGAACACTTTAGGGGAGTTGTTGAGAGGAAAGCAGTGTTGCATCTTGCAGCGTCGTGGGACATCTTCCAAGAGCATCCTCATTTGTGTGTTCAGAGCAGTCATGTCTTGCATTCTGCCCCTAAAGACCCTGGGAGCCTTTCCCAAAATGCCCTGGGACGTGACCATCCAGCTACTGAGGAAGCTCATGTGTCGTCCTTGGGTCTAAAAAGCTGCCACCACCAGAGTTACAGAGCTGCACAACCAGAGCTGGTTGTACCCACTTCACcaacagggctggagcatgtTCCCACAGCCAAGTCCACCCTAGGGACAGAAACTATTCATGTGCTGATGGTCTCTTTTACAGAATCAGTACCTGCAGACTTCAGCTCTACTGATTTCACCTCCCAAGCACATCCTCCTCCAGAAGCGAAGCCTGTGTCCCCCATTGTCTTCTCTCCACCAGCAGCTTTGGATTTGGACCATGCCAACCTCAGGCAAAGGGTAGGAGTCTCACTGGCTGGCCCAGGAGAACAAGAAATGGTCTCCCCTTCCCCGCCTTGCCATCTACCAGCAACCTCTGGACCAGGCACGGATGAGTCCCCTGGATGTCTTCACTCTGGGATGCAAAAGCTGGTGCTGGAGGAAGCAGATGGCCAACAAGCAGAAACTTCAGCCCCTGTGGGCTTGACAGCTAagagtccttccccagcttctgcCCCCAGCCCAAACCTTGGTGTGGGGCTTCCTTGGCCTGAGGGTTATGTAAGCAGTGGCGCTGGGGTGGCTCCAGCATCCAGGCCTGGCATATGGGGAGCGAGGAGAGAGGAGCACGTGGTGCCTTTGCAGCATCAGGGGACAGTTGCTAGTGATGAGCTGGTGTCTCCCTCCGTCCTTGaagaatttaaaatgcagaaaaccaCAGAAGCTCTCCAAGCAGGTGCAGGACAGCAGAGAAATGCCTCCTTCAGTGCCACTTCTGCACAACCTCGTCCTTCTGTGGCCCAGGGGGTAGAAACAGTGTCAAGAGGCCAGAAGTCTCAAGAGCCCTCCGATGATCCTCTGTCCAGAAATGTACATATGCCAGGAGGACAGCAATGGAAACATGCTGGTATGTCTCCCAGTACTTCATACCTTGCCATAAGCCATCTTTAGAAGCTAGAAGTACTAGGTGGGTATAAGGATGAGGCTGTGTCTATTGCCTGCAGAACCAGCCTGGCAAGTGTAACCCAGCTGTCTGGGGAGGGGAcgattgaaataaaaaaaaccaaaaggtgGTCTTGTTGACCACACTTATGTTGGAAGCAAAACCACATAATACAAGCTGCTGGAGGGTGGATGGGCTGCAAAGCAGTTGCAGAGCAGCTGGGGCCCAGGCTTAGCTCTGATTGCAGACCTGAGATGTGGCTTTGCGGGCTGAAACTATCAAAATCTTGCAGCAGGAGGGGGGTTTAAACAGGGCCTATTATGTCACAATTTGCAGCATTCCTAGAAGTGTTATATCTGTTTCTTGTTGTGTAAAATAACTGTTGACCATATGTTTCCTTTCTAATGTAtcagagctggggctgccctgggcGATGGAGTACTTCCCTATAAGGAGCTGTCACATCATCTTTCAGGATGGCTCTGGGATATTTTACCTGCCACTGCACGTGGATGTTGAAGCCAACATCTGGTGCAACTGGACCATAATGGCAGGCTCTCAGAAGCATATTGTCATCTATGTCCAGGGCTTCCAGGGAAACAATGGCTGCGGCAAGAACCAGGACAAGATAATCTTCCAGGGGGTCAAGTCAAGCGTGGAAACCAAAGTGGTGTATGCCTGTCACAACCAAGGTACCCTGATCTTTGCTACGCAAGCTACTGCAGTCCATGTATTGTTTCTGTCAGGAAGTAGTTACGTAAGCCGTgaatacagacattttaaagGATGGTATTATGTATTCAAAGACTCTGAAATTGTGGGCTCTTCAAATGATAATGTAGCTCCCAGAAAGCCTGTCCAGGAGGTCTCCAGAGAAGAGAGCTGGAGGACGACAGTAACGAAAAGTTTAATGCCCATGCTAAGAGCCTCTCCAGGCTCATCAGGTGCACCTGCTGGTGGTAGGATCCAGCCTGAGCTTGTAAGCCCAGATAACAAGCCTCGACACTCTCCTGATCACATGAAAGATGCTCAGTCTGGTGCCAACCTGAGCAAGCTTGACCTAAATGAGTGTGGTCAGCCATGGGATGTAACAGAACTGGAAAGGAGCCTTAAAGATGACAGCACTGAGGACAGAGAATCTGAAGATGACATATTGTTGGGGCTGTCTCTGGCTGGGCAAGACACTGGGCATAAAGCTGAGCTGTTTGCTTTGGAGATTGCAGAGGGGGATGTTGAGCTGGTGCCTGCTGTGGTCACTGTAGCTCCATGTTGTTCAGCAGGCATCTCTTCCTCAGAGGTGCCCAGCAGTAATGCACATGCCTCTGCCAAATCATCTAGCCTGGATCAGGCCAGTGACAGCCTGTCTGAAGAAGTGGTCACAGCTGCACATTGCATGCAGACACCACTGCTGGAAGAGCCACCACTGAACACAAGTACAACACCTTCTCCTCTGTATCCCTCTCCTGGCATCACTGCTGGGCATGTGGTGTCTCCTGGAATAAAGAATGAAGAGTTCTTTGGTAAGGTCTTTTTGGGTTATTTGTGGCTGAACACTGTAATATCCATTTCCAGTGATGCAGCGTTCTCTAAAGAGGTTTTATTTGTAGACACGGGTGTCACTTTCAGTTGGTCCCTCTGGTAGTTCTCATGACTCCGTCTGATTCCAAGGAAGGTGGTACTTGAGAAGATGCAGGATTATCTGTTGTTACATGGGTGTCTATAGACTGATGCCCCACTTAACAGGGAGAAGGTGATTCCTAATACATGTGCTCTGAATTATCTGTGGAGGAGCCAGCCCTTCTGCCCAAAGCCAATTGTGAATGCCCATCTTAGTGTTACATAGCTCTGGCTTGCATTGATTTCCATAGCACGATGCTTCTAGCCACAATAACTGAATTTGAGCTCCAGAAGTggaggggggtggtggtggtgttagAAGACTCCTGTCTCCTAAGAAAGCATAGGAGCTCTTGGGAGACTtcctttacaaaaatatttagccACTGATATATAAGTTCTGCCTGAAGGCTGAAGAGATGTTTTCAATTGGTCTTTCCTTCCATCCAAACTGTGCTTGCTTCATTGTAGATGTAAAAAAGCTCTTTTGCAGTTGCTGGCATCTAATACACAAGGCCAAAGCTTCTTTTCTTCACTGGGGTCCAAGTCAGCTTTGTTGGCTGGTGGTTTCACAGAGATAACAATTCATCCACtttgagaaacagaaatgaggTTCATTGGGCTGATTTCTTTCTACTGAGCATTTCCCACTGTAGAGAAGAGTAGATTTGGAGCTTAATATTTAACTTCTGTACAAAGAATGTAGAAAGGAGCTGGCACATGGCACCCTTCTTGGGAAGTGATGTGTACCTAATGTGCTTCCCTGTTGCCCTTACTGGTAATGCCAAGGTTAGCAGCTTGATTCTTTCCCTTGCTCTGACAGATCTGGTTTCTGCCCTGATGTCTCTGGAGAACGACACCACACTGCAATCCCAGCACCATCCTGGAGGTAAGTGATACAAAGACTTAAGCAGTGTTTTAAGACATGCTTGAAGTTCAGTGTGGTGATTGGAGCTGTGCATGGATGTTGTCTGCTCTTTAAGATTAGAAAGCAGCAGAGGATGTTTCTCATTTGTAAACactttgaaaattttaaattttaagataTCTCTGCAATCCCACAGTTGTCCTTTGGCCACTTCGTGCTTATCCTGGAGAAACTGAAGTTCAGACACTAAACCTGACAAATGCTGGTTTGTTTGAGGTCAAGCATTACTTGCTGGGTGTTAAAGATTTTTCTAAGGTGAATGAGCCTCACTTCCTCAAATACGCTCCAATGGGTGGCTCATGATTAGAAAACTGTAGAAGGTCTGCTCCTCAGACTGTGGAGAGGAGTAAAACCTGCTTATGCGGGTATATGAGCAACTAGACAGCACAATACTGGACTTACATGGCAGAGCAAGCCACAGAAGCAGCTTTCCAAAAGGAGTCAATATAGAAGGAGCCTGAGCTTTGAACAGAAGAAATGCTGTTGAATAATTAGGCTTTAAACAGCAGACTGTGGCAAATCTGTACCTGCCTGGATTCAGCCAGAATGCTGCAGTTTATACAAGCTGATCCCAAACGGAGATGGGGGACAGAAATGGGATTTTAGACTCCATCGCTAATTATGATGATATCTTTGGGAAAGATAATAGCTAAAGGAATGCCAGTGTGATCAGCTATACATTAATGCTTTGTATACTTTTTGCTGAAAGATCAATTCCTATATTCAGCACTGAGCATTAGCTAAGGCTTGTTTTCACCTCTTACTCAACAACTTGTACCTGATATACAACCTCTGGAAACACCCACATGGCGCTGAAAGAAGCATGTCCTTGTGTAGCTGTTCTACTATTGTTGAAGCTTAAGAACTAACTTAAGGAGCCTATTTGTCTGAAGTGGACTTAAACATTCTAAGGTCTTATGTCTTCTGATAGATGTGCTGTTTGAAGTAACTATTGAAATCAAACCCAAGGACTGGATTCCTCGTGGTGGATGTGAGCTCAAAAAGGGCCTTGAGTCTATGAAGAACAATGTAAGTCTGggcatggggaggaggggaaatcCAAACATGATGTCCCGAATCTTCAACTAGAAGAGACCATGCTGTGCCCTTCATTCCagagatttttctgttaaaCCCACGTGACAAACCAGTGTCTGAATTGCTTGTGCTGGTTGTTATCTGGGGCCAATGCTGATGCCCTGGCAGGGTGCCTGGACGTAGTGGCTGGCATTTAGCTGCAGCAGCCCTCCAGAGAACCATGCCATCACAAGGTAGTAGAAAACAACTGCAGAAACAGGGATACAACCAAATAAGGGCTGTAACTCACCTTTGGAAAATGGGGGACGGGTTTTAAGCCAGAGCCTAAAGGTAGCAAGCATGTGAGCATCTGCTCCCCTATACTTCCTTTCTGGGATGCAAACTGAAGAAGGTACAGGGTTCAGCCTGCTGCTTGCTTACCCTAGAAAGCCACCATccatctgctgcagctctgcagtggtTTAGCACCCATATACTTACCTGGGTCtactctttccctttctcttccaaaTTACCTTGTGTGTTTGGGGGATGGGGTGGTGAGCAGAAGATAATAAGATGGGAGCAATTAGTAATCTCCTAGAGAAAAGGCCTAGAGCACTGGGCTATGGGGCATCTAATTTAGTGTCCTGAGTGGTTTGTGAAAGGGAAGAGCCAAGGTGGGGAGACAGACTGAGAAAAGAATCTGTTTATACTCCTGCCCATCAAACTGGCTCTGGTCACTCTGTTCCTTTGCAGATCCAGGAGAACCTGAAACTGTCTGCCAACAGAGTTAATGAAATAAAGTTAAAGGAAATCAAAAGGTAGGGTGGGCTACTGCTGTGCTGTTGGCTTGGCAAGCGAGACTGCCATAGCCTGAAATACTTCTTGGATAGCAGTGGCTTGGGTTCTCATTCTGCTTCCCCAGGAAGAGATCCGGCCTTGCTCCTCTCCTGTGATCTGTAATTTTTCCTtaaagtaggaaaagaaaaatctgtttttctagaggaaaaataatgataatgGATGCTTAATGCTGGCTAGAGTCTTTCTAAGTCTAATATTGATTTTAAACTCTGGAGAGAACAGGGATCCTCACACCTGCTGTGATGTGTGCTGGAGACAGCTGAGAGCTGTCAGTATGGTCCCTGCCACACTTGGTTAAGGCTGACCTAGGCTGACCAGGCTGACCTGTGAATTGCCACTACAATTTGCTTTGTGTGACTCTCTAGTCACTTCAACCTAGCTTCAAGGTAAGACCCGTTATTGTTGGGCTTCCTTTTCCCCCGATCTAAGTGCAAGTCTGCCTATTGTCACAAATAAGCTTTGCAAGAGCCTACAGCACCACTGCCTAATAGATGTAGGGAGATTTAAAGGATCTTTCAGAGCCAGGCCTGATGGTGATGCTGTCCCCCTGCCTCATCTTGGGCTCTCCCCTGCCCTCAGGACAAGCAATGCCAACATCCTGCTCACTTTCTGGCTACACCTGAGGccagaggaaagaaatatgTCTCTTCTCCTGCACTCCCAGCTGGAGGACCTGCTTGGCACCTCTGTAGGAGTGAAGAAGCCGCAGCTTGTTTCACTGTTCATTGAAGGTGGGTGTTTAGCTTTTCTCTGGGATAAACCCTTTTATGCCAAGCCTGAGTTGACTGAGCATCTATTCCCCTGTTACAGATGTGAATGAGTGCAGCGCTGGGGTTGGCCTCTGCGGGGAGGAGGCAGAGTGCTTCAACAGTGTGGGCACATATCTCTGCCGCTGCAAAAAGGGTTATGAAGACCATTCACCCACCAAGTCTGGCACCCTCTGCATCCGTGCTTCCCTATCAGGTAAAGGACAAAGTAGTGGCTCTGCTTTCCCCTGCAGCTGGCTGTTATTCTTCTGTGCATGAGCGAGTCACACGTGCAGCATCACTCTTGCTGCGTGTAACCTGGAGTGAACATGCTGGGGTATGGGGCTCTCTCCTTGACTTGGGTCCTGCCAGCTGTGCCTCTGCTAATGTGCGTTGCATGTGATGCTTAAAAATGACACTGGTACTGGCTCTGGGGTCACTGAG
This genomic window contains:
- the LOC138716969 gene encoding uncharacterized protein isoform X2, with the translated sequence MAPFLGSDVYLMCFPVALTGNAKVSSLILSLALTDLVSALMSLENDTTLQSQHHPGDVLFEVTIEIKPKDWIPRGGCELKKGLESMKNNIQENLKLSANRVNEIKLKEIKRTSNANILLTFWLHLRPEERNMSLLLHSQLEDLLGTSVGVKKPQLVSLFIEDVNECSAGVGLCGEEAECFNSVGTYLCRCKKGYEDHSPTKSGTLCIRASLSED
- the LOC138716969 gene encoding uncharacterized protein isoform X1 — encoded protein: MAPFLGSDVYLMCFPVALTGNAKVSSLILSLALTDLVSALMSLENDTTLQSQHHPGDVLFEVTIEIKPKDWIPRGGCELKKGLESMKNNIQENLKLSANRVNEIKLKEIKRTSNANILLTFWLHLRPEERNMSLLLHSQLEDLLGTSVGVKKPQLVSLFIEDVNECSAGVGLCGEEAECFNSVGTYLCRCKKGYEDHSPTKSGTLCIRASLSGIGFFLRHADILVGAAITAGLVMLVAAGALCRASRRRRYPRRSLRPEEPPVRAAEEPAMELHDLGECLRLDPFQLKLRARPPEWLWGVRTHPGQAYQVFLEQSPQL
- the LOC138717384 gene encoding uncharacterized protein, whose amino-acid sequence is MDLVITTARGSFQEDQKVKPGSDFPWILAYRPIRSCHRVLKDKYGEFSPPAYCGDSPTNLWCNWTIWAGSRKHIIIYIQGFISGEGCNKNEDKILFEGVSSLVENSVVYACWKKETHVFATFAQAVHIVLLKRYLPDCRERQFKGKYYVFQDQKDESSFEVDVISKTPAPKLPKKDSIFQSRWAEEFRDVQGFVTTRSTVSLGKTPVLSGGLLQGRGSTLGTAAVGSPVELVTYEGARTLLMETKAPCMPGSELQGVTKYFKEAQGRGTPWGTIPAAEQDTWSQSLSMSRDITVRFGYMDGLSSELLETPLLDALQVVEPLLQQAGVGLEDRQAILHPTLRPKHLGDLQFTIKPTPTSCLDLPAFSQTLLTGRRESTESRVTTISPVSLEKDQSHSQPSALADVTVSSDADGLAKGLISSLSSLYEVVNEDHSQLLPETSQRWQISLEDLSMIQPELGTTGLQHTKLMGIFSMEHFRGVVERKAVLHLAASWDIFQEHPHLCVQSSHVLHSAPKDPGSLSQNALGRDHPATEEAHVSSLGLKSCHHQSYRAAQPELVVPTSPTGLEHVPTAKSTLGTETIHVLMVSFTESVPADFSSTDFTSQAHPPPEAKPVSPIVFSPPAALDLDHANLRQRVGVSLAGPGEQEMVSPSPPCHLPATSGPGTDESPGCLHSGMQKLVLEEADGQQAETSAPVGLTAKSPSPASAPSPNLGVGLPWPEGYVSSGAGVAPASRPGIWGARREEHVVPLQHQGTVASDELVSPSVLEEFKMQKTTEALQAGAGQQRNASFSATSAQPRPSVAQGVETVSRGQKSQEPSDDPLSRNVHMPGGQQWKHAELGLPWAMEYFPIRSCHIIFQDGSGIFYLPLHVDVEANIWCNWTIMAGSQKHIVIYVQGFQGNNGCGKNQDKIIFQGVKSSVETKVVYACHNQGTLIFATQATAVHVLFLSGSSYVSREYRHFKGWYYVFKDSEIVGSSNDNVAPRKPVQEVSREESWRTTVTKSLMPMLRASPGSSGAPAGGRIQPELVSPDNKPRHSPDHMKDAQSGANLSKLDLNECGQPWDVTELERSLKDDSTEDRESEDDILLGLSLAGQDTGHKAELFALEIAEGDVELVPAVVTVAPCCSAGISSSEVPSSNAHASAKSSSLDQASDSLSEEVVTAAHCMQTPLLEEPPLNTSTTPSPLYPSPGITAGHVVSPGIKNEEFFGKVFLGYLWLNTVISISSDAAFSKEVLFVDTGVTFSWSLW